Genomic window (Polaromonas sp. JS666):
TGCAGGGTGATGGCGGGGCGACCGGTTTCGGCCAGGCGGACAAAGCGCGCTTGGGAGCTGGTGGGAGAAGGCATGCAAAAAAAAAGGAGTGATGAAAGCCTTGGGGCGGGCCTCAGGCTGAAGGGTCTATCAGCCGCTCGATCGGATAGTGCGGCTTGATGAAAGGGGACTTGATGACAATAAAGCTGAAGTACTTCTCAATGCCTATATTGCGTTCGAGCAGGCCTTCAATAATGCTTTGGTAGTGGTTGACGCCACGCGTCGTGAACTTGAGCAGGTAGTCGTAACCGCCGCTGACCAGATGGCATTCCAGGATCTCGTCGATCTCGCGGATCGCCAGCTCAAAACGCACAAAGTCCTCGCGCCTGTGGTCGGCCAGCGTGACCTCGGTGAACACCGTCAGCATCTCGGCCAGTTTGTCGAGTTTGAGCTGTGCGCCGTAACTCGCGATATAGCCGGCTTTCTCCAGCCGTTTGACACGTATCAGGCAGGGGCTGGGCGACAAACCGACCGCATCAGCCAGATCCACATTGGTGATGCGGCCGTTTTTTTGCAGCTGGCAAAGGATGCGGATGTCGAGGCGGTCGAGTTTGAGATCGGTATTCATAGGCCTGATTCTGCGCCACAGCCGCTGTTGTGTCAGCCCAGCGCGCGCCGCACGTCGGGCACGGCCAGAACCTCGTCCAGGGTCTTTTCAAGGCGCTCGAAGAGCTGCGAAAATTCGCCCTCGGTGTAGCACAGCGCCGGCGCAAAACCCAGGATGTTGTCGCCAAACGAACGGAACACCAGGCCGTTGCGGTAGCCGGTTTCAAACAGCAGGTCGGACAGGCCCAGCGCCGGGTCAAAGCCGGCTTTGGTGGTTTTGTTGCTGACCAGTTCCAGCGCGCCGAGCAAGCCGCGGTGACGCGCTTCGCCGACCAGCGGGTGGGCTGTCAGCGCATCAAGGCCTTGCGCAAAATGTGGCGCCACCTTTTGCGCGTGGGCCAGCATGCCGCCTTCCTGATAGATGCGTATGACTTCAAGCGCAATCGCGGCGCTCACGGGATGGGCTGAATAGGTCGCGCCGTGGCCGATAGGCACTCCTGGCGCTGCGCCGTCGGCAATGCCGGCATACACCGCGCCCGACATCATCAGCGCGCCCATGGGCGCATAACCCGAGGTCAGGCCCTTGGCCATGGTCATCAGGTCGGGTTCCACGCCTTCGGCCTGGCACGCAAACATCGGGCCGGTGCGGCCAAAACCCGTGATGACCTCATCGACCACAAACAGTATGCCGAGTTCGGTGCAAGCCTGGCGCATGGCCTTGAGCCATCCCGTGGGCGGCACGATCACGCCGCCCGAGCCTTGTATCGGCTCGCAGAAAAATGCCGCAACATTGTCTGCGCCCAGGCTGGCGACTTTGGCGCGCAGCGACTGCACCGAGGCGTCTATGACGGACTGCGCGGTGCTGCCTTCCGGGCTGCGGTACAGATAAGGCGAGGCAATGTAATGCTGCTCCGGGCGCGGCAGGTCAAAACCGCGGTGAAAGACCGGCAGTGCGGTCAGGCCTGCGCCGGTGGACGACGAGCCGTGGTAACCGCGCTCCAGCGAGATGAACTGCTTTTTGCCGGGGCGACCGGTGGCGTTGTAGTAATGCACGATCAGGCGCACGGCAGCATCGATGGCTTCGGAGCCGCCCAGCGTCAGGTAAACATGCTTGAGCGACGGCGGCGCAATCTCGACCAGTTTGGCGGCCAGCTGAATGGCCGGTTCGCTGCCGAAGTGGAAGTAACCCGTGGCATAGGGCAGCTTGCGCATTTGCTCTGTGGCGGCTTGCACCACGCTCTCCTGGCCGTAGCCGACGTTGACGCACCACAGGCCGGCAAAGGCGTCCAGC
Coding sequences:
- a CDS encoding Lrp/AsnC family transcriptional regulator, producing the protein MNTDLKLDRLDIRILCQLQKNGRITNVDLADAVGLSPSPCLIRVKRLEKAGYIASYGAQLKLDKLAEMLTVFTEVTLADHRREDFVRFELAIREIDEILECHLVSGGYDYLLKFTTRGVNHYQSIIEGLLERNIGIEKYFSFIVIKSPFIKPHYPIERLIDPSA
- a CDS encoding aspartate aminotransferase family protein; this translates as MPSNTSSLIDLDRAHLIHPVAPWRKHEQRGVTVLESGHGAWLKDAAGNELLDAFAGLWCVNVGYGQESVVQAATEQMRKLPYATGYFHFGSEPAIQLAAKLVEIAPPSLKHVYLTLGGSEAIDAAVRLIVHYYNATGRPGKKQFISLERGYHGSSSTGAGLTALPVFHRGFDLPRPEQHYIASPYLYRSPEGSTAQSVIDASVQSLRAKVASLGADNVAAFFCEPIQGSGGVIVPPTGWLKAMRQACTELGILFVVDEVITGFGRTGPMFACQAEGVEPDLMTMAKGLTSGYAPMGALMMSGAVYAGIADGAAPGVPIGHGATYSAHPVSAAIALEVIRIYQEGGMLAHAQKVAPHFAQGLDALTAHPLVGEARHRGLLGALELVSNKTTKAGFDPALGLSDLLFETGYRNGLVFRSFGDNILGFAPALCYTEGEFSQLFERLEKTLDEVLAVPDVRRALG